A single window of Malus sylvestris chromosome 5, drMalSylv7.2, whole genome shotgun sequence DNA harbors:
- the LOC126621017 gene encoding probable choline kinase 1 has translation MAIKTIGLIKGRLPEELKKVLLSVASEWGDVVDDMNGLQVIPLKGAMTNEVYQISWPTKNGVDLFRKVLVRVYGEGVEVFFNREDEVQTFECMSKHGQGPRLLGRFAEGRVEEFIHARTLSAADLRDPKISAIIAAKLRQFHNLDMPGPRNVVLWDRMRNWLNEAKNLCSIKDIQKFGLDTLEEEISMLEKELSQGYQEIGFCHNDLQYGNIMMDEETRLITIIDYEYASYNPVAYDLANHFCEMVANYHSDTPHVLDYRNYPGLEERQKFVRAYLSSADYEPSDAEVEQLVEITDKYTLANHLFWGLWGIISGYVNKIDFDYVEYARQRFQQYWLRKPALLGSSGDSL, from the exons ATGGCCATAAAGACAATTGGTCTTATTAAAGGTCGACTTCCTGAGGAGTTAAAGAAGGTACTTTTATCTGTAGCTTCTGAATGGGGGGATGTAGTGGATGATATGAATGGCTTGCAGGTTATCCCATTGAAGGGGGCCATGACTAACGAGGTCTATCAAATAAGTTGGCCTACGAAAAACGGCGTAGACCTTTTCAGAAAAGTTCTGGTCCGGGTTTATGGCGAAGGAGTTGAAGTGTTTTTTAACCGGGAGGATGAAGTTCAGACGTTTGAGTGCATGTCCAAGCACGGCCAGGGGCCGCGCCTTCTTGGACGATTTGCAGAGGGACGGGTTGAGGAGTTCATTCATGCTAGA ACGCTATCAGCTGCTGACCTCCGTGATCCCAAAATATCTGCAATTATAGCAGCTAAGCTTAGACAGTTCCACAATTTGGATATGCCTGGTCCGAGAAATGTAGTCCTTTGGGATAGAATGAg GAACTGGCTCAATGAGGCGAAAAACTTGTGTTCGATAAAAGACATACAGAAATTTGGCTTGGACACTTTGGAAGAGGAAATTAGTATGTTAGAGAAGGAACTGTCACAGGGCTATCAAGAAATTGGGTTCTGTCACAATGACCTGCAATACGGTAACATAATGATGGACGAAGAGACCAGATTAATCACTATAATT GATTATGAATATGCCAGTTACAATCCTGTTGCTTATGACCTTGCAAATCATTTCTGTGAAATGGTAGCGAACTACCACTCTGACACACCTCACGTTTTGGACTACAGGAACTATCCAG GTCTGGAGGAGCGCCAGAAATTTGTCCGTGCATATCTGAGCTCTGCAG ATTACGAACCCAGTGATGCTGAGGTGGAGCAGCTAGTTGAAATAACAGACAAGTACACTTTGGCCAACCATCTCTTTTGGGGTTTATGGGGAATAATTTCG ggttatgtgaacaaaatTGATTTTGACTACGTTGAGTATGCAAGGCAGAGGTTTCAGCAGTATTGGTTGAGAAAGCCTGCGTTGTTGGGTTCTTCAGGCGATTCCCTGTAA
- the LOC126621015 gene encoding type IV inositol polyphosphate 5-phosphatase 3-like isoform X3, producing the protein MKPKMKPRSKNPRQLFWPRVVMRKWLNISAKDSDYSADTEDEDDCDADSDTQEFYQRGRDSRFKDIKEDETASDDAIDDLPRARRRMSETLRTQYINTKEFRVFATTWNVGGQIPPDDLDIDGWLDVNEPSDFYVIGLQEIVPLNAGNIFGAEDSRPITKWENIIRETLDRVRPATSKVKSFSDPPSPSKFKPADDIPDIEEEILLESDSDIGEEVHPLDDETINSGDSKGISVTNEIVNIGSQVQEFTDSKPGMPTGQDLLRQSYPAKRLDRLYSLRTDDCSLDDEATSGVQFNGKLTRMLSGSERIGLSWPEPPLNLLSQHLLERRNSFRTMKSFKSPKSLKTYNSFKSTVNDVPSEIALLAEVDLESLMKRKRRSSYVRIVSKQMVGVFLTVWVRRRLRKHIQNVKVSTVGVGVMGYIGNKGSISVSMSVYQTLFCFVCTHLTAGEKEADEIKRNADVQEIHRRTHFRSFSGIGLPKTIYDHERIIWLGDLNYRLNLSYEKTRDLISQRAWSTLVEKDQLAKQLKKGRAFDGWSEGVVNFPPTYKYETNSEKYYGEDAKTGRRTPAWCDRILSYGRAMRLLSYRRAELKLSDHRPVTATYAVEVEVFCPRRLQRALTFTDAEIENEDIVMDMGIDVGVNCLKLEQDISDWER; encoded by the exons ATGAAACCAAAG ATGAAGCCCCGCTCCAAGAACCCACGACag CTCTTCTGGCCAAGAGTCGTCATGCGCAAGTGGCTCAACATCTCCGCCAAAGATTCTGATTACAGCGCCGACACGGAGGACGAAGACGACTGTGACGCCGACTCCGACACCCAAG AGTTTTATCAACGGGGAAGAGATTCGAGGTTTAAAGATATCAAAGAAGATGAGACTGCGAGTGATGATGCTATTG ACGATCTTCCAAGGGCACGAAGACGAATGTCAGAGACTCTTAGGACACAGTATATAAACACAAAGGAATTCAG AGTATTTGCTACAACATGGAATGTTGGAGGACAAATTCCACCCGATGACCTGGACATTGATGGTTGGTTAGATGTCAATGAGCCATCTGATTTCTATGTGATTGG tCTTCAGGAGATTGTACCATTAAATGCTGGGAATATCTTTGGCGCCGAAGATAGCCGCCCAATTACTAAGTGGGAAAACATTATTCGTGAAACACTGGATAGAGTTCGACCTGCGACGAGCAAGGTTAAATCCTTCAGTGATCCTCCATCTCCATCAAAGTTTAAGCCAGCTGATGATATCCCTGATATAGAAGAGGAGATCCTACTTGAAAGTGATAGTGATATTGGTGAAGAAGTCCATCCATTGGATGATGAAACCATAAATTCTGGTGACAGCAAGGGTATATCAGTCACAAATGAAATAGTGAATATTGGTTCTCAAGTTCAAGAATTTACTGATAGCAAACCAGGCATGCCAACCGGACAGGATTTACTGAGGCAAAGTTATCCTGCAAAGAGATTGGATAGGTTATATAGCCTTCGGACAGATGATTGTTCATTAGATGATGAAGCAACTTCTGGTGTCCAATTTAATGGCAAGTTAACCAGAATGCTTAGTGGATCTGAAAGGATTGGTTTGAGCTGGCCAGAGCCTCCATTAAACTTGCTATCTCAGCACTTACTAGAAAGACGGAATTCCTTTCGAACAATGAAGTCTTTCAAATCCCCAAAATCTTTGAAAACGTACAATTCTTTCAAGTCAACTGTGAATGATGTGCCATCAGAAATAGCATTGCTTGCAGAGGTTGATCTTGAATCTCTCATGAAACGAAAAAGAAGATCATCCTATGTAAGGATTGTAAGCAAGCAGATGGTCGGGGTGTTCCTAACTGTATGGGTTCGTAGGAGGTTGCGTAAACATATTCAGAACGTTAAGGTGTCTACTGTTGGTGTTGGTGTTATGGGATACATTGGTAACAAG gGATCTATATCTGTCAGCATGTCTGTGTATCAGACgctgttttgttttgtgtgcaCTCACCTGACAGCAGGTGAGAAAGAGGCAgatgaaataaaaagaaatgctGATGTGCAAGAAATACATCGGAGAACTCACTTTCGTTCGTTTTCTGGTATTGGGCTTCCCAAAACTATCTATGACCATGA aagaataatttggttgggTGATCTAAATTATCGTCTTAATTTGTCATATGAGAAAACACGAGATCTTATCTCCCAAAGGGCGTGGTCCACGTTGGTTGAGAAGGACCAG CTtgcaaaacagcttaaaaaaggCCGTGCATTTGATGGATGGTCAGAGGGTGTTGTAAATTTTCCACCAACGTACAAGTATGAGACCAATTCAGAGAAGTACTATGGGGAGGATGCAAAGACCGGGAGGCGAACTCCAGCATG GTGTGACCGCATTCTTTCATATGGACGAGCAATGAGGTTACTGAGTTATAGAAGGGCTGAACTTAAACTTTCTGATCATCGGCCAGTGACTGCCACATATGCAGTTGAGGTTGAGGTGTTTTGTCCTAGGAGGCTACAACGGGCCCTCACGTTCACTGATGCCGAGATTGAAAATGAGGACATCGTAATGGATATGGGTATTGATGTTGGAGTGAACTGCTTAAAATTGGAACAG GATATTTCTGATTGGGAGCGTTAA
- the LOC126621015 gene encoding type IV inositol polyphosphate 5-phosphatase 3-like isoform X2, giving the protein MHSHSQMKPRSKNPRQLFWPRVVMRKWLNISAKDSDYSADTEDEDDCDADSDTQEFYQRGRDSRFKDIKEDETASDDAIDDLPRARRRMSETLRTQYINTKEFRVFATTWNVGGQIPPDDLDIDGWLDVNEPSDFYVIGLQEIVPLNAGNIFGAEDSRPITKWENIIRETLDRVRPATSKVKSFSDPPSPSKFKPADDIPDIEEEILLESDSDIGEEVHPLDDETINSGDSKGISVTNEIVNIGSQVQEFTDSKPGMPTGQDLLRQSYPAKRLDRLYSLRTDDCSLDDEATSGVQFNGKLTRMLSGSERIGLSWPEPPLNLLSQHLLERRNSFRTMKSFKSPKSLKTYNSFKSTVNDVPSEIALLAEVDLESLMKRKRRSSYVRIVSKQMVGVFLTVWVRRRLRKHIQNVKVSTVGVGVMGYIGNKGSISVSMSVYQTLFCFVCTHLTAGEKEADEIKRNADVQEIHRRTHFRSFSGIGLPKTIYDHERIIWLGDLNYRLNLSYEKTRDLISQRAWSTLVEKDQLAKQLKKGRAFDGWSEGVVNFPPTYKYETNSEKYYGEDAKTGRRTPAWCDRILSYGRAMRLLSYRRAELKLSDHRPVTATYAVEVEVFCPRRLQRALTFTDAEIENEDIVMDMGIDVGVNCLKLEQDISDWER; this is encoded by the exons ATGCATTCACATTCTCAGATGAAGCCCCGCTCCAAGAACCCACGACag CTCTTCTGGCCAAGAGTCGTCATGCGCAAGTGGCTCAACATCTCCGCCAAAGATTCTGATTACAGCGCCGACACGGAGGACGAAGACGACTGTGACGCCGACTCCGACACCCAAG AGTTTTATCAACGGGGAAGAGATTCGAGGTTTAAAGATATCAAAGAAGATGAGACTGCGAGTGATGATGCTATTG ACGATCTTCCAAGGGCACGAAGACGAATGTCAGAGACTCTTAGGACACAGTATATAAACACAAAGGAATTCAG AGTATTTGCTACAACATGGAATGTTGGAGGACAAATTCCACCCGATGACCTGGACATTGATGGTTGGTTAGATGTCAATGAGCCATCTGATTTCTATGTGATTGG tCTTCAGGAGATTGTACCATTAAATGCTGGGAATATCTTTGGCGCCGAAGATAGCCGCCCAATTACTAAGTGGGAAAACATTATTCGTGAAACACTGGATAGAGTTCGACCTGCGACGAGCAAGGTTAAATCCTTCAGTGATCCTCCATCTCCATCAAAGTTTAAGCCAGCTGATGATATCCCTGATATAGAAGAGGAGATCCTACTTGAAAGTGATAGTGATATTGGTGAAGAAGTCCATCCATTGGATGATGAAACCATAAATTCTGGTGACAGCAAGGGTATATCAGTCACAAATGAAATAGTGAATATTGGTTCTCAAGTTCAAGAATTTACTGATAGCAAACCAGGCATGCCAACCGGACAGGATTTACTGAGGCAAAGTTATCCTGCAAAGAGATTGGATAGGTTATATAGCCTTCGGACAGATGATTGTTCATTAGATGATGAAGCAACTTCTGGTGTCCAATTTAATGGCAAGTTAACCAGAATGCTTAGTGGATCTGAAAGGATTGGTTTGAGCTGGCCAGAGCCTCCATTAAACTTGCTATCTCAGCACTTACTAGAAAGACGGAATTCCTTTCGAACAATGAAGTCTTTCAAATCCCCAAAATCTTTGAAAACGTACAATTCTTTCAAGTCAACTGTGAATGATGTGCCATCAGAAATAGCATTGCTTGCAGAGGTTGATCTTGAATCTCTCATGAAACGAAAAAGAAGATCATCCTATGTAAGGATTGTAAGCAAGCAGATGGTCGGGGTGTTCCTAACTGTATGGGTTCGTAGGAGGTTGCGTAAACATATTCAGAACGTTAAGGTGTCTACTGTTGGTGTTGGTGTTATGGGATACATTGGTAACAAG gGATCTATATCTGTCAGCATGTCTGTGTATCAGACgctgttttgttttgtgtgcaCTCACCTGACAGCAGGTGAGAAAGAGGCAgatgaaataaaaagaaatgctGATGTGCAAGAAATACATCGGAGAACTCACTTTCGTTCGTTTTCTGGTATTGGGCTTCCCAAAACTATCTATGACCATGA aagaataatttggttgggTGATCTAAATTATCGTCTTAATTTGTCATATGAGAAAACACGAGATCTTATCTCCCAAAGGGCGTGGTCCACGTTGGTTGAGAAGGACCAG CTtgcaaaacagcttaaaaaaggCCGTGCATTTGATGGATGGTCAGAGGGTGTTGTAAATTTTCCACCAACGTACAAGTATGAGACCAATTCAGAGAAGTACTATGGGGAGGATGCAAAGACCGGGAGGCGAACTCCAGCATG GTGTGACCGCATTCTTTCATATGGACGAGCAATGAGGTTACTGAGTTATAGAAGGGCTGAACTTAAACTTTCTGATCATCGGCCAGTGACTGCCACATATGCAGTTGAGGTTGAGGTGTTTTGTCCTAGGAGGCTACAACGGGCCCTCACGTTCACTGATGCCGAGATTGAAAATGAGGACATCGTAATGGATATGGGTATTGATGTTGGAGTGAACTGCTTAAAATTGGAACAG GATATTTCTGATTGGGAGCGTTAA
- the LOC126621015 gene encoding type IV inositol polyphosphate 5-phosphatase 3-like isoform X1, whose protein sequence is MDRVGGDMCFLFRLSWVLVMGKNERNVQRSWAEIMCCLDYWSCIQLFWPRVVMRKWLNISAKDSDYSADTEDEDDCDADSDTQEFYQRGRDSRFKDIKEDETASDDAIDDLPRARRRMSETLRTQYINTKEFRVFATTWNVGGQIPPDDLDIDGWLDVNEPSDFYVIGLQEIVPLNAGNIFGAEDSRPITKWENIIRETLDRVRPATSKVKSFSDPPSPSKFKPADDIPDIEEEILLESDSDIGEEVHPLDDETINSGDSKGISVTNEIVNIGSQVQEFTDSKPGMPTGQDLLRQSYPAKRLDRLYSLRTDDCSLDDEATSGVQFNGKLTRMLSGSERIGLSWPEPPLNLLSQHLLERRNSFRTMKSFKSPKSLKTYNSFKSTVNDVPSEIALLAEVDLESLMKRKRRSSYVRIVSKQMVGVFLTVWVRRRLRKHIQNVKVSTVGVGVMGYIGNKGSISVSMSVYQTLFCFVCTHLTAGEKEADEIKRNADVQEIHRRTHFRSFSGIGLPKTIYDHERIIWLGDLNYRLNLSYEKTRDLISQRAWSTLVEKDQLAKQLKKGRAFDGWSEGVVNFPPTYKYETNSEKYYGEDAKTGRRTPAWCDRILSYGRAMRLLSYRRAELKLSDHRPVTATYAVEVEVFCPRRLQRALTFTDAEIENEDIVMDMGIDVGVNCLKLEQDISDWER, encoded by the exons atggataggGTAGGAGGGGACATGTGTTTTTTATTTCGTTTAAGTTGGGTGTTAGTCATGGgaaaaaatgagagaaatgtGCAGAGGAGTTGGGCTGAAATCATGTGTTGTTTGGATTATTGGTCCTGCATACAGCTCTTCTGGCCAAGAGTCGTCATGCGCAAGTGGCTCAACATCTCCGCCAAAGATTCTGATTACAGCGCCGACACGGAGGACGAAGACGACTGTGACGCCGACTCCGACACCCAAG AGTTTTATCAACGGGGAAGAGATTCGAGGTTTAAAGATATCAAAGAAGATGAGACTGCGAGTGATGATGCTATTG ACGATCTTCCAAGGGCACGAAGACGAATGTCAGAGACTCTTAGGACACAGTATATAAACACAAAGGAATTCAG AGTATTTGCTACAACATGGAATGTTGGAGGACAAATTCCACCCGATGACCTGGACATTGATGGTTGGTTAGATGTCAATGAGCCATCTGATTTCTATGTGATTGG tCTTCAGGAGATTGTACCATTAAATGCTGGGAATATCTTTGGCGCCGAAGATAGCCGCCCAATTACTAAGTGGGAAAACATTATTCGTGAAACACTGGATAGAGTTCGACCTGCGACGAGCAAGGTTAAATCCTTCAGTGATCCTCCATCTCCATCAAAGTTTAAGCCAGCTGATGATATCCCTGATATAGAAGAGGAGATCCTACTTGAAAGTGATAGTGATATTGGTGAAGAAGTCCATCCATTGGATGATGAAACCATAAATTCTGGTGACAGCAAGGGTATATCAGTCACAAATGAAATAGTGAATATTGGTTCTCAAGTTCAAGAATTTACTGATAGCAAACCAGGCATGCCAACCGGACAGGATTTACTGAGGCAAAGTTATCCTGCAAAGAGATTGGATAGGTTATATAGCCTTCGGACAGATGATTGTTCATTAGATGATGAAGCAACTTCTGGTGTCCAATTTAATGGCAAGTTAACCAGAATGCTTAGTGGATCTGAAAGGATTGGTTTGAGCTGGCCAGAGCCTCCATTAAACTTGCTATCTCAGCACTTACTAGAAAGACGGAATTCCTTTCGAACAATGAAGTCTTTCAAATCCCCAAAATCTTTGAAAACGTACAATTCTTTCAAGTCAACTGTGAATGATGTGCCATCAGAAATAGCATTGCTTGCAGAGGTTGATCTTGAATCTCTCATGAAACGAAAAAGAAGATCATCCTATGTAAGGATTGTAAGCAAGCAGATGGTCGGGGTGTTCCTAACTGTATGGGTTCGTAGGAGGTTGCGTAAACATATTCAGAACGTTAAGGTGTCTACTGTTGGTGTTGGTGTTATGGGATACATTGGTAACAAG gGATCTATATCTGTCAGCATGTCTGTGTATCAGACgctgttttgttttgtgtgcaCTCACCTGACAGCAGGTGAGAAAGAGGCAgatgaaataaaaagaaatgctGATGTGCAAGAAATACATCGGAGAACTCACTTTCGTTCGTTTTCTGGTATTGGGCTTCCCAAAACTATCTATGACCATGA aagaataatttggttgggTGATCTAAATTATCGTCTTAATTTGTCATATGAGAAAACACGAGATCTTATCTCCCAAAGGGCGTGGTCCACGTTGGTTGAGAAGGACCAG CTtgcaaaacagcttaaaaaaggCCGTGCATTTGATGGATGGTCAGAGGGTGTTGTAAATTTTCCACCAACGTACAAGTATGAGACCAATTCAGAGAAGTACTATGGGGAGGATGCAAAGACCGGGAGGCGAACTCCAGCATG GTGTGACCGCATTCTTTCATATGGACGAGCAATGAGGTTACTGAGTTATAGAAGGGCTGAACTTAAACTTTCTGATCATCGGCCAGTGACTGCCACATATGCAGTTGAGGTTGAGGTGTTTTGTCCTAGGAGGCTACAACGGGCCCTCACGTTCACTGATGCCGAGATTGAAAATGAGGACATCGTAATGGATATGGGTATTGATGTTGGAGTGAACTGCTTAAAATTGGAACAG GATATTTCTGATTGGGAGCGTTAA